The nucleotide sequence gattcagggccaaggcttctccaggagcggctggctcggctttccgcttttgcttccgactggaatttccgcctccggtgtcctgggcgactgacttgtgcttgccgctccggagccgatcctcttcctcaccgttggcatatttggtggctatttccatcattcgactcagagacatgtctctggttcgaccgaatttcaggcttagctctctgtatttTACGCCTTCCTTGGAGGCGCAAACTGCCTAGTGATCAGATactctctaccgtgtgatgcagtgtgatccatctctggatgtaatctcttagagtctcattcgacttctccacacaagattgcagctctgtcagtcctactggtcgcttgcacgttcctttgaacgttctgacaaacactcgggagaggtcctcccacgtgtaaatgatgctgggtgtcaactgattcagccatgctctggctgacccttccaacataagaggcagatgcttcatggccacctcgtcgtttccgccgccgatctgaacagccactcggtagtcctcaagccaagtatcaggcttggactcaccgttaaacttgctgactccagtcaccaacctgaagttgggaggaatcaccgcggctctgatggctctactgaaacactctggtccggagacatgcactcggctgctggtgggtacatctctgtcattaccctctttgtgggctctgttctggtcgaccagaccttgaacaatgatggatcttgcatcaaagcctggttccctggggtcgactggaatccttcgcccgccactatgctggcgtctatcatcctgctgtcgaggcacatatgatccaccccttggggaggagtgggcactcgacgttgatcgttgcgatcgaatcggtgatcatactgctcatagttcctgtactgatcgtgtcggtcgccacgcccttcacgcctcaggggcgatctggggctatgagccgactcgACCGTATTCGCtgccacggatctgctgtgaatcctgttccgcgactgcgatacagctgaattctgatctcctgctgcccggagcaaatctatgatctgcatcaagcctctgctagcctctgactgggaaggctgaatcgactctgctatacgggctgcagctgctaaattctgaatcggagttcgatatacctgagtcggaggtttaaagagttggcaTCAACTAGCGTCTGGAATCCGTTGCCGTGtgcgctcgtcgagtgcccgctgaaggttctccagtcgagtgcgctcagccatgttggccaagcgcgcgtcctctaaggcgcgagcctcaggggtttctccaacgatcggagtgtgaagcgcatccatgttccggcggcgaagctcttccctttgctgcgaattgaggggctcggggaggtattcctcatggtcgtgcgacgAATCGCCTCCGCCATTGCCTCCCTCGGCGCCAGGAAAGCCGGGGGGAACGTGcagtccattgaccatcaggacctccgccgctggatcactgttgtcgcactcggatgcagtctctgcggagccagtcgacaggtcgaacaggccatagagagattcatcgggctcgattgtcgcgacttgggcggtggtcgactggcgagccactgcatgcctcacccaccgctggagcctcgaccgaccggagcgcttacgccggcgggaagctgggagggaggatgacacgaaaaccggccgatactgagtcgacggttgccgcagaaggacgccgcggacgcatgctcgaaagtgcgtagctccacggaccgggagcgcatccacgtcgagcggagcctcctgcaacCAGGCAGAGTCGTCGATGACGAATGCGAGCGcatcgagacggatctcgcggccctcaaccaaaactccacctgaaaccatgatgatgggaatcgaaaagattgcaacttctccaataagtcgctaagacacctgccccacgatgggcgccaactgtcgtggttttaattctgacagtagtgtaggggggtactaaggagaggcaagatcctagctatggagtagttgtgcacacaagagttttacgagttcgggcccttctcggaagaattaacagccctacgtctcggagcccagaggcggtcgactggattatatgtgtgagagttacaggggtgcgaacccttctgcctgtggaggggggtggcttatatagagtgcgccaggaccccagccagcccatgtagcagagagttcaatgtacataaaggccagacgttactgataacgccttacataaagtgtcatcatgaccataaagactacttaattgcagaccgtttggatacagagcagatcttgaactcctggtggtcgagtgagtcttcatggtcgagtgtctttgagttTGTGGAGTGTCTTCCAGTCCGTCGAGTGGattccctcttggtcgactggaagacggcttcttctaaagatgtcctcggggagggtaccttggacaggtccatgaccctaccccaggtacatgacttcatcagacGTGACCATAGCTGGACTGTGTCTCAGTATGAAGAACCCCTCCGGTTTGCTCAGCTTGATCTACGTCACTTGGTGGACGCCATCGACTTCTAGCTAGCGCTTTATTTGCTTATCCCTATAGGGCTTAGTCTTTGGTGCTTGTAAGCTGCTTCGGCAACACTATGTATCTGCTGCTCTTTTCGTTTCTTGTTAGCAGCTTTTCGCCGATGTTTAGTGGTTGTAACGATGGCCTTGTGTAatccctggccggttgatggctttgttaatttaaaGTCGGGCTTTCCTTgagccttcgtttaaaaaaaaagtACTTCCAGCGATACCCAGTCAAGAACATAAAAGCAATACTCAGGAATAACTCCATAGAAATAGAGGGTGAGAACAATGGCTAATCGCAGACGTGAAGCTGGTAAGAATGGGTGGTGAGCCCGTTTGTGGAAGAAAAGTGAAAATCAGTGACATGCAATCACCAACTTCTCTCACACCATTCCGTGGAGAAGTGTTGACCAATTGCTACAATTTAAATGCATGATACGTCACAGGTGATGCACATAGACACGCAAATACCTGCTATataagggcctgtttggtttcaaATAAATCACCAACTTATAAGTTAGGTGACTTAAAAGAAGTGACTTATGTGGTTGTTTGGATATCTAGGATTagatgttagatttagcaaaacgaGTTTTAGGAGGATTTTTAGGAAAACCAGTTTTAGTTAGATTTTCTGTTAAGATAAGTATATACaatttcttgtttgggtagagaaaaagaagaagaataacacAATTAGTCAGTTACCTTGCGCTCCTCCCACCCGAGGCCATGAAGCTTCGCTCGTCGCCTCCCTTCCCGCATACTTCTGTATGCTATACATGACGTGGACACAACGCACATGCTTTTCCGCCAAACGCGACTTGTCATATGTATACACCAGCACAAACAAATGGCTTCGATGTGGACAAGATGTACACATAGCAGTATAGCAACACAGCTGCACCGCTTGGTGTGGAGCGGAACGGTGGCAGAGGCGCAGCCAGACGCAGCCAAGCTGGGCATGGATACGTTGAGAACGGGCGTGACGAGATAACCAGCGCCGCAGCCCGCAGCGACCAAGACGGGCATGGCGAGCTAAGTAGTAGACGAGCCGGTCCACGCACGACCGGCCATGGCAGCGTGGTCTCTTGCCATTATACCGTAGTCTATTGCCGTCAGGTATTAACCTTCAGCCTCGCATCATCGATGCCGCGGAGCTCGACGTCGTCATCGGGCGCCGGCGGCGGTCGCCGCCAGCCACCGGCATGGACGCACCGGGGCGTAGAATTAGATGGCAACCTCAACAGTGGAGACGACGAAGACGATGCGAATGGCGATGCAAACACTAAAGTTCAACAAGCCGAGGCACCCGACGGCGGGAAGCTACAGTATACAGAAAACAAGTTTATAGAAAAACGTATATTAGTCGTTTTTCTATAAACACACTTTTTGCGTTTTTAGCAAACCTGATAATCCATATCCACGATTCCATTGGATAACCCAAACAAGGTTTTAGGCGGTTATAACAGATTTTATGTTTAAGAAAAACTGGTTCTCAAGAAACACCGTATCCAAACAACCCCTATAAGTCATATCTGTTTGGCTGTCACCTAACTTATAAGTCACTTGATCACAGCTTTCCGCACCAATTCACATCATGCATGTGGTGGAACCCAcgcaaaagggggtgacttataagttttaagttggggtggagcaacttatgacttataagttgaggtgacttataagttgggtctgtttgacaaaataagtcactttttttacttttcgacttataagttggcgACTTATTTGAAACCAAACAAGCCCTAAACATCCAAGTACAATGATGTTCTCGCATTGATTTCAGCACATTGAACCATGGAAGAACAGAGAGACGGAAGACAACAATGGCAGCTGAAGGAGACCTGAAGTTGCTAGGCTTGTCGGTGAGCCCATTTGTAGTTCGTGTTCGCATGGCGCTCCACATGAAGGGCTTGAGCTACGAGTATATCAAACAGGACCTCTTCAACAAGAGTGAGCTTCTCCTCAAGTCCAACCCGGTGGAGAAGAAGGTACCCGTACTCATCCACAATGGCAAGACCATACTCGATTCGTCCGCCATCGTGCAGTACATCGACGAAGTCTGGGCCGCCATGGGGCCGTCGATCCTCCCTGTCGACCCCTACGAGCGCGCCACCGCCCGCTTCTGGGCCGCCTACGTCGACGACAAGGTTTGTGTTTTCTCGTACCTCAGCTCAGTCTTCCTTTATCTTCTAGATTGTACTTACATCGACGGCAAGGTTTGTGTCTTCCCCGCCTACACTGTCAAATTCTGGCATGATCTTCCTTCCAGCTATTCTCTGCTTATGTCGGTGTTAATAGAGCTACCACGGAGGTGGAGAGGGCGGAGAAGGTTAACGAGACGCTTGTGGTGGTCGAGCAACTTGAGGAGGCATTTGCCAAGCACTCGAACGGAAAGGCCTTCTTTGCCGGGGACTCCATCGGGTACCTCGACCTCGCGGTCGGATGCCACTTGCTCTGGCTCAAGGCGCAACGCAAGATGTTTGACGTGGTGTTCCTGGACGCCGGCAAGACTCCACTCTTAGCGGCTTGGGCGAAACGGTTCGCTAAGACCGACGCGGCGAAGGAGGTGGTACCCGACACAGACGCGGTGATGGAGTACGCCAAGAAGCGCTAGGCTTATCGTGCCgctgttgcggcggcggcggcgactgccaAGTGAAACGCTTCAGATCAGTGCGACTGAGTATCGACTACCAAGCATAGTGAAAGCAAACTGATCACGCACTGAACACTTGCTCTAGACAACAGTGCTTTGTGAGGGGTATAAGAGTGTGCCATATCTTACATAACTTATATTGGAGGGGGCCTTCTAGTGCAATGAAGAGTATGTTATGTTTTTAAAGCCATCTAGGTTCAAATCTCTCCATCTACCCAtttatggctgcatgcatcgctcAGATGCAGAGGTCCGGGATacatcctttttttattttttttctaaaagTAACGAAGTAAAAGGGAGAGAGCTTTCCACTTAGGCTTGTTTCTATTAGAATAACttatttttttgagggaaaaaaccAACTAACATCAGCGTACATGGCAGTCAAAAAAACAATGTCCGTTGAATCGGCAACGGACAAGGCTTTTGCAATGTGTGGGGTAACATTTTTGGTTGAATCTACTCGCAAGATACTAACATTTTCCTTTCacccgcaaaaagaaaaaagatactaACATTTCCTTTGGCTCACTGTGATCACTAAATTTTAAGATTTTTCTTCAGAAATATTATTTTTTATTGACAAATATAATGTATTTACAGAGAATACCAGAGAAGGTTTAAAAAAGGGACAATTGCATTACTGCCATTAATTATGTCACACAATTAGTCAGATTTGTCTTTGGTTTTCAAGGCTACTTTGTTTTGCCTCCTGAAAAGCGACGTGCTATTAGCTTTTGGCGTCCAATATCAATTTCGTCTGGTTGTCGACCATTTTCCTGGTCCAAAATTTCCTTGATAACTATCAGATGGGTTATGCCCCTAACACTTCAGACCCTtccaaaaaacagaaaagaaataaaatagactATCTCTGTCCGAAGCCAAGTCACACATATGGAACACACCAATAAAAAGAGAAGATAATATATCTCTCTTTCTCCAAAGGATTCCGAGCGGCCGCTGACGAGGGGGTGACTCAACAAGGGCTTCTGGTAGAAAATCGGAGGAAACGTTAGTTCTAAGAGAGGGAATTGCACTAACCGAAATAACACATATTAGTGTAAGCCATTGCAGCTAGGTCCTCGGTCTATGTAGGTCTATTTCAATATTGAGGTACGTTGATGTAATATTCAATGGTTGGGCCTCGCTTGTAAGCGCACGCGTGACAAAATACCTAAACACGACCGTCGGGCAAGTAAAACTATCAATATCTCCCAAACCTTTGGTCCAACCGAGCTTAAAATTTTCCATATACTAGTATTGAGTACATGTACAATTTAGTGGATCTTTTTTCACATTTTTCAGCACATACACCTAGGTATTTTAGAGCAAGGAAATGGTAAAAGGCATTTCACCGGACGAAACCATGACGAAAAGACaaaaatctatacctactattaaagggataGGTATTTTTGGTTTGGTCCCTGATTTTCGACCCTGATTTTAGTCCGTTTTAATCCATTATTACGTTGCCTTCGTACGTGGGCTGGTGTTGTTGGTTTCTTCGTCCGTCTCATACTGGGCTGTGTTGGGCCTGATTTTCACATTGCACGACTGGTGGTTTTGCTTTGTATACGTACGTAGCCTCTCAGTCTGTTCGTCCATGAGTGTCCATGTGTAATCCAACTCCTACTGATGAACGGAAGTCGTATACATATCTGAAACCAGTTTCATGAGTACCAGAAGCTATAAGGGAAAATAATCGGCTAATCCCCTCGAGGTCCCATTGATTTTCTGCACGGTGGTCGTTCTTATGCCACCGGTCCTAGGCTGCCCTGCAACGGTGCATGCCGGCTAGGAGACAGGATCACGCTCTCCTCCAGCGCATCCTAGCGACTGCGTGACGGGAGCTCGCTCTCCGCTCATCTCAGCGGCGTCTTGGGTGACACCGACGAGAGGCAAGCGAGAGCCCTACTGGGCTACTCCTGCACGAGTTGGAGACCTCGTCGATGAGGAGGTCGGGCCGCACAACAGGCGGAACAGTGGAGGGAGTGGTACAGGGTGAGGCAGCGGGTGGCGTGGGCTCGACCTTGTCCTGCAAGCAACCGCTAGAATCAGCAGCGAGGTCGGTGGCTGGCTGGGTGGGCGAGTGCTGCCAGCTTGTCCATCGAGTCGTTTCCTAAGCCGTTGCCCATGTGCTGCTCCTCTCCATGGCTTCGGCGTGCACCCCAATGGCGGCGTCAACTACTTAGCGTTGTCTCCCCAAATATAAATTACCTCCATAGATACATGGGGCTGCCTCCAAACAGCACTCCCTATCCCATCTAGCTTGCTGCAGACTCTACACAGCGGTGAATAACTGAATAGTGAATCTGAGTTGCATATGTGATGTGCCTTATGCGTTACTGATGCTTTGTGCGAAGCATGCTGAATTGGAGAAGCAGAGATGCATATGTGTGTGTTTTGCTTGTATGCGTTGCTCCGGGTCGAGGAGCTGCTGCAACTCTGCAGACTCTTCCTCTGATTCGACTTCAACAGCGGTGGCAACTTGCTCGAAATAGCCACGTTTCTCCGCTCACTTGGCCTCTGCCCGGATGAAATCAGCACGACGATGGGTAACGGACCGTGGAGTTCAACTAGCTCACGTCCACCCAATGGGTGGTGTGCATCTCCTCCTCTGGCCCTGCCCCTCCTCCGTCGAGGCCTTCGTCGCCTTCAGCCAAGATGGCAGCacgtacttcctctgttcctaaatatatatctttttagaaatttcaaatggaatacaacatacggatgtatgtagacatattttagagcgtagattcgctcattttactccgtatatagt is from Triticum aestivum cultivar Chinese Spring chromosome 1B, IWGSC CS RefSeq v2.1, whole genome shotgun sequence and encodes:
- the LOC123123838 gene encoding probable glutathione S-transferase GSTU6, producing the protein MAAEGDLKLLGLSVSPFVVRVRMALHMKGLSYEYIKQDLFNKSELLLKSNPVEKKVPVLIHNGKTILDSSAIVQYIDEVWAAMGPSILPVDPYERATARFWAAYVDDKLFSAYVGVNRATTEVERAEKVNETLVVVEQLEEAFAKHSNGKAFFAGDSIGYLDLAVGCHLLWLKAQRKMFDVVFLDAGKTPLLAAWAKRFAKTDAAKEVVPDTDAVMEYAKKR